The following nucleotide sequence is from Vicingaceae bacterium.
GGAATTGACGACAGTGCCAAAACATTGCTGGAAAATAAAGGTTTCAATGTGATTGATCAAAAGATTGAACAAAACTTATTATCTGAATTTATAAACCAAAATAATATTGAAGTTATCATTGTTCGCAGCGCCACACAAGTTAGAAAAGATCTGATTGATAAATGTAATGGATTAAAAATCATCGCCCGTGCAGGAGTTGGCACCGACAATATTGATGTTGAATATGCAAAATCAAAGGGCATAGCTGTATTCAATACTCCTGCTGCCTCCTCACAATCTGTGGCAGAATTGGTTTTTGCACATATTTTTGCTTTATACCGTTTTCTTCATCAATCCAATAGAGAAATGCCAGTTTACGGGCATGAAAAATTTTCAGAATTAAAGAAAAAATATTCAAAAGGGCGGGAAATAAAAGGCAAAACTATCGGCATCATAGGTTTAGGTAGAATCGGCACTTGTGTAGCCGAATATGCCATACGTTTAGGCATGAATGTTTTGGCTTACGACCCCTATGTAACAAAACGGGACCTTGTTTTTCAAATTGCCGGTCAAAAAATTACAGCTACAATCAATAGTGTGACTTTGGATGAAGTACTTCTTCATTCAGACATAGTTACATTGCATGTGCCCAAAACATCCGACGGAAAGCCGCTTCTCGGTGAAAATGAATTAACCAGATTAAAACCTCATGCCATTATCGTAAATGCCTCAAGAGGAGGAATCATAGATGAACAAGCTTTGATCAATGCAGTTAAAAACAAACAATTAATGGCTGCCGGTCTTGATGTTTTTGTCAATGAACCCAAACCAAATAAAGAAATTTTACAAATCAATGAATTTTCCCTTACTCCACATACAGGCGCTTCGACAATTGAAGCACAGGAGAGAATAGGTGTAGAGCTTGCCGAGCAAATCATAGCATTTTATCAAGCATAATTTATGGCTACCATTGTACCGTTTAGAGCCATTAGGCCCCAAGCAGACAAAGTTCACCTGGTAGTGACACGCTCATTCATTACTTATTCAAAAAAAGAATTAATACATAAATTGCAGTCAAATCCATATAGTTTTTTACATGTTATTTATCCTGATGCGGGTTCTTCTGTTAAGATTAAATCAAAAGAACGGCTGCAATTAATTCGGATATAAATTTGAAGAGTTTTTGCAACAAAACATTTTTATCCAAGAAAAACAACCGCTATTTTATATTTACCGCCAAATGTCACGGGAATTTGAATGTGTGGGAATAATTGGCTGTGCCTCGATTGATGATTATCTTAACAATATCATCAAACGTCATGAACATACATTAGTTGAAAAAGAAAAAAAACTTAAAGAATATTTGGATATTGTAGACATTCATGCCGAACCCGTACTGATGTTTCATCCTGACAGTAATGAAATCAATGAAATTTTATTTGAAATTTCCAATTTGTCTCCCCTATATGATTTTACGACCACTGATACCATTCGTCATACATTATGGAGCGTTCCCGATAAATTTATCGAAGATATCCAATCAATTTTTAAAAAATTCCCTTCCATTTATATTGCCGACGGGCACCATCGCAGTGCTGCATCGGTTTTATATGGCTTGGAAAAACGTCACTCAAACCCACATCATACCGGCAATGAGCTTTATAATTTCTTTCTTTGTTATTTTTTACAAGAAAGATATCTAAAGGTTTGGGAGTTTAACAGGATCATTAAAAATACCTCTTTGCCATCAAACCAAATTTTGGAAAAATTGCATCAATTCTTTATTTGTAATAAAATATCGCGGCCAAACACACCTCCTTCTGCCAATCACATTTTTTACTTATACATTTCCGGACAATGGTTTTCGTGTGAATTAAAACCGGAATATACTTCGATATTGCAACCACCCTACGAAACCCTTTCATCGGTGATCATTGACAAATATTTTTTCGAACCAATACTTGACATTTATGATTTAAGAAACAATCCGAATGTATCATTTGTTTCCGGTAAAGAGGGAATTATTCATTTTGAAAAAGAAACAAACAAATATCATAACTCTCTTGGAGTAGTGATGCATCCATCCAGTATTGAAGAAATTAAGGCCAAATATTTTTTCGAACCAATACTTGACATTTATGATTTAAGAAACAATCCGAATGTATCATTTGTTTCCGGTAAAGAGGGAATTATTCATTTTGAAAAAGAAACAAACAAATATCATAACTCTCTTGGAGTAGTGATGCATCCATCCAGTATTGAAGAAATTAAAGCCATCGCAGACAATAATTTGGTCATGCCGCCAAAATCCACATGGATAGAACCCAAGTTACGCTCCGGATTGACAATCTATAGGTTGCATTAACAAATGATAAATACAAACAATCTATCATTAAATGTCAACGATTTATATCTGCTAATCAGGCTGTAATTATTTTCCCATTATCGTATATCGGTATTTTATTGGTTTGGTCGGGGGTTAGAGCATATTTAATATCATTTTTTAATCCTAACTGTGCCAATCTTCTTTTATGTGAAGAATGACTCAAGAACCTATATGGGTCTTTAAATGCCATTTGGTAAAGATACATACAGGACAATGCGCTGTCGCTCATATCATTGTATAGCCCGGAATAATATAACTCGTGAGTCATTGCCCCGGCAAAAAGCGAATCTTCAAGATTAAATTTATTTTTCCAACCCGAACATAACAATAATACATTTTTATTTTTGGCCAAAATCCAATTTTTCAAAGCAGTCATATTTGTAAAAGCGCCAATGACGATAGTTTCGGCATTTTTAGCCATTTCTATAGCCTGGGTCCCATTGGTTGTTGTTAAAACTATTTCTTTGCCTTTTATTTTCTCTGTCATGTAATCAAATGGAGAATTTCCAAAATCAAAACCTTCGAGCTTCTCTCCATTTCTTTCAGCCCCGGTCAAATATCCTTTTTCTTTATATTTCAACGCCTCTTCAACAGTTGCAACAGGGATAATGGCTGATGCGCCATATTCAAATGCAGTACAGATAGCTGTGGTAGCTCTTAAAATGTCAATAATTACTACAATACTGTTGTCTGATTCATAATACGGATACAATGCAGGAGACAAAACGACTTCCAAACGGTTCATTCTATTAATTTTTCAAGAAAGGTAATGATACCACTTCAGCTTCTATTAATTTTCCTCTTTGGTCGAAATATATTTGAGTGCCGGGTTTATCATAACCGGCCTGAACATACCCCATTCCAATTGGTTCTTTCAATGAAGGAGAAAAAGTTCCGGAGGTCACATTTCCAATATCATCCCCGATTTCATTTTTTATCAAATAAC
It contains:
- the serA gene encoding 3-phosphoglycerate dehydrogenase — protein: MINILANDGIDDSAKTLLENKGFNVIDQKIEQNLLSEFINQNNIEVIIVRSATQVRKDLIDKCNGLKIIARAGVGTDNIDVEYAKSKGIAVFNTPAASSQSVAELVFAHIFALYRFLHQSNREMPVYGHEKFSELKKKYSKGREIKGKTIGIIGLGRIGTCVAEYAIRLGMNVLAYDPYVTKRDLVFQIAGQKITATINSVTLDEVLLHSDIVTLHVPKTSDGKPLLGENELTRLKPHAIIVNASRGGIIDEQALINAVKNKQLMAAGLDVFVNEPKPNKEILQINEFSLTPHTGASTIEAQERIGVELAEQIIAFYQA
- a CDS encoding chromosome partitioning protein ParB (possible pseudo, frameshifted); translation: MQQNIFIQEKQPLFYIYRQMSREFECVGIIGCASIDDYLNNIIKRHEHTLVEKEKKLKEYLDIVDIHAEPVLMFHPDSNEINEILFEISNLSPLYDFTTTDTIRHTLWSVPDKFIEDIQSIFKKFPSIYIADGHHRSAASVLYGLEKRHSNPHHTGNELYNFFLCYFLQERYLKVWEFNRIIKNTSLPSNQILEKLHQFFICNKISRPNTPPSANHIFYLYISGQWFSCELKPEYTSILQPPYETLSSVIIDKYFFEPILDIYDLRNNPNVSFVSGKEGIIHFEKETNKYHNSLGVVMHPSSIEEIKAKYFFEPILDIYDLRNNPNVSFVSGKEGIIHFEKETNKYHNSLGVVMHPSSIEEIKAIADNNLVMPPKSTWIEPKLRSGLTIYRLH
- a CDS encoding hypothetical protein (possible pseudo, frameshifted), which produces MATIVPFRAIRPQADKVHLVVTRSFITYSKKELIHKLQSNPYSFLHVIYPDAGSSVKIKSKERLQLIRI
- the comB gene encoding putative 2-phosphosulfolactate phosphatase; its protein translation is MNRLEVVLSPALYPYYESDNSIVVIIDILRATTAICTAFEYGASAIIPVATVEEALKYKEKGYLTGAERNGEKLEGFDFGNSPFDYMTEKIKGKEIVLTTTNGTQAIEMAKNAETIVIGAFTNMTALKNWILAKNKNVLLLCSGWKNKFNLEDSLFAGAMTHELYYSGLYNDMSDSALSCMYLYQMAFKDPYRFLSHSSHKRRLAQLGLKNDIKYALTPDQTNKIPIYDNGKIITA